One Agrococcus jenensis genomic region harbors:
- a CDS encoding VOC family protein: protein MSSLVVHFEIHASEPQRLIDFYAQLLGWRFERFGQWQYWSIATGEGSIGTGSPGMGIDGGLTQREGPAPAAGAPVNGSTIVVSVDDVDASFARGIELGGAAAVHPADLQGVGRVGYLRDPDGNVFGMISEVLADGTDVRQQADAADPMQATPEP, encoded by the coding sequence ATGAGCAGCCTCGTCGTCCACTTCGAGATCCACGCGAGCGAGCCGCAGCGGCTCATCGACTTCTACGCCCAGCTGCTGGGGTGGCGGTTCGAGCGGTTCGGGCAGTGGCAGTACTGGTCGATCGCGACCGGTGAGGGCTCGATCGGCACGGGCTCGCCCGGCATGGGGATCGACGGCGGGCTCACGCAGCGCGAGGGTCCGGCACCCGCGGCGGGCGCGCCCGTCAACGGCAGCACGATCGTCGTGAGCGTCGACGACGTCGACGCGTCGTTCGCGCGCGGCATCGAGCTCGGCGGCGCAGCGGCCGTGCACCCTGCGGACCTCCAGGGCGTCGGCCGCGTCGGCTACCTGCGCGATCCCGACGGCAACGTCTTCGGCATGATCTCCGAGGTGCTCGCCGACGGCACCGACGTGCGGCAGCAGGCGGACGCGGCCGACCCGATGCAGGCGACGCCCGAGCCGTAG